One part of the Lemur catta isolate mLemCat1 chromosome 13, mLemCat1.pri, whole genome shotgun sequence genome encodes these proteins:
- the LOC123648903 gene encoding olfactory receptor 2AK2-like — protein MNTGNQSFGTDFILLGLFQYGQTNTLLFAAIVIIFLVALMGNVILIHLIRLDARLHTPMYWLLSQLSTIDIMYISTTVPKMAKDFLSQSKTITVLGCEIQTYMFLVLGGAEALLLGFMSYDRYVAICHPLRYPTLMSKKTCCFMVSCAWTSSSVNSLVHTLYVFQLPFCRSRLINHFFCEIPSLLPLVCQDTSQYEHTILLSGLIILLLPFMAILASYARVLIVVFQMSSGKGKKKAISTCSSHLTVASLFYITTLFTYTRPHSLHSPSQDRVVAVFYAIVTPLLNPFIYSLRNKDVMGAARRLLV, from the coding sequence ATGAACACAGGAAATCAAAGTTTTGGGACAGATTTTATACTTCTTGGGCTTTTCCAATATGGCCAAACGAACACTTTGCTCTTTGCTGCCATTGTCATCATCTTTCTGGTGGCTCTGATGGGGAATGTCATACTGATCCACCTCATTCGACTGGATGCCAGACTCCACACCCCGATGTACTGGCTGCTCAGCCAGCTCTCCACCATCGACATCATGTACATCTCCACCACTGTGCCCAAGATGGCAAAGGACTTTCTCTCACAGAGTAAGACCATTACCGTTTTGGGCTGTGAGATTCAAACATATATGTTCTTGGTCCTCGGTGGAGCTGAAGCTCTTCTTCTAGGTTTCATGTCTTATGATCGATATGTAGCCATCTGCCATCCTTTACGTTACCCTACACTCATGAGCAAGAAGACCTGCTGCTTCATGGTTTCATGTGCATGGACCAGTAGTTCTGTCAACTCTTTAGTACATACGCTCTATGTATTTCAGCTTCCATTCTGTAGGTCTCGGCTCATTAACCACTTTTTCTGTGAAATTCCGTCTCTACTGCCATTGGTGTGTCAGGACACATCCCAGTATGAGCATACTATCCTGTTGAGCGGGCTTATTATTCTGCTGCTACCATTCATGGCCATTCTAGCTTCCTATGCTCGTGTGCTTATTGTTGTGTTCCAGATGAGCTcaggtaaaggaaagaaaaaagctattTCCACTTGCTCCTCCCACCTGACTGTGGCAAGCCTATTCTATATCACCACTCTGTTTACCTATACGAGGCCACACTCCTTGCATTCTCCTTCACAGGATAGGGTTGTGGCAGTATTTTATGCCATTGTCACCCCTCTTCTGAACCCATTTATCTATAGCCTGCGGAATAAAGATGTCATGGGAGCTGCGAGGAGACTGTTGGTGTAA